In Pyxidicoccus xibeiensis, the following proteins share a genomic window:
- the larB gene encoding nickel pincer cofactor biosynthesis protein LarB, with product MDEKALKQLLAGVKSGRVSVDSAVGKLKDLPYAELGYATLDTHRNLRFGFPEVVLGEPKTVEQLLGIVGALVERKQTVLVTRLQPDKAEALVARFPKGEYHPVARIFHLKQGKVRAGRVAIVTAGTSDIPVAEEAALTAQAMGAEVRRVYDVGVAGIHRLLRRREEIQECHVAVVVAGMEGALASALGGLVGIPVVAVPTSVGYGANFKGVSALLAMVNSCASNVATVNIDNGFGGGFYAALISRTKGRR from the coding sequence ATGGACGAGAAGGCGCTGAAGCAGCTGCTCGCGGGCGTGAAGTCGGGCCGTGTCTCGGTGGACTCCGCCGTGGGCAAGCTGAAGGATTTGCCCTACGCGGAGCTGGGCTACGCAACGCTCGACACGCACCGCAACCTGCGCTTCGGCTTCCCGGAGGTGGTGCTGGGAGAGCCGAAGACGGTGGAGCAGCTGCTGGGCATCGTCGGCGCGCTGGTGGAGCGCAAGCAGACGGTGCTGGTGACGCGGCTGCAGCCGGACAAGGCGGAGGCGCTGGTGGCGCGCTTCCCCAAGGGCGAGTACCACCCGGTGGCGCGCATCTTCCACCTGAAGCAGGGCAAGGTGCGCGCGGGCCGTGTGGCCATCGTCACCGCGGGCACCAGCGACATCCCCGTGGCGGAGGAGGCGGCGCTCACCGCCCAGGCCATGGGCGCGGAGGTGCGGCGCGTCTATGACGTGGGCGTGGCCGGCATCCACCGGCTGCTGCGGCGGCGCGAGGAAATCCAGGAGTGCCATGTCGCCGTGGTGGTGGCGGGCATGGAGGGCGCGCTGGCGAGCGCGCTGGGCGGGCTGGTGGGCATCCCCGTGGTGGCGGTGCCCACGTCCGTGGGCTACGGCGCCAACTTCAAGGGCGTGTCCGCGCTGCTGGCCATGGTGAACTCGTGCGCCTCCAACGTGGCCACGGTGAACATCGACAACGGCTTCGGCGGCGGCTTCTACGCGGCGCTGATTTCCCGGACGAAGGGACGGCGGTGA
- a CDS encoding chemotaxis protein CheW — MTMDMSRYLGLFISEASEHLEALGRDLVQLERESSAGVVDSMFRHAHSVKGMASSMGFEPIAILAHRVEDLVDAVRQDRGRLDRDVVDLLLTAADTMLAQVRAVAENKPPDDAASLLAQLGARVTSMTGQALAATRVAKVTALIKPQEGELGGSASGSEGTGTGGSASGSGGSGTSASQGGSASGAGGSVSGGSGSGTGGSGAGSGGPGSGTGGTASGSGGTGFPASGTGGSGGTEREAGAAGGGVSPAHSGGMNVPSGAAGGGVSLAHPGGMNVPSAEGGDPGASSRLASSGAAHAQGVVGVAGASVDVASLGAPLPPDLLSVPGPASGSLAPPGVSSGAATVVAAALGLPVSPSELANGLKASAGAPVAEAAPDNRLVTQRWAVRLRIAPTCQVPGVRAFLVHKRLTNLGTLVDLRPALEELKAGRIPDGYIQLELETSAGEAGIHASLKNVAEVDVVSVKPAVAAPAPVPVVPPVAEGARASADSTSRTVRVRTELLDYFLDTVGELMLATARLREVGKVLPENTRPALEEGVYRLHTLVKDLHDKVMTARMTPLSLITDRLPRAARDIARRKEREVDLVITGAEIELDRAILDELADPLLHLLRNCIDHGLESPEERVAAKKGPRGRVLVAVKRARDRVIVEIEDDGRGMDPVKLKAASVARGLLSTEAAARMTDREAFMLSCLPGVSTAKDITDISGRGVGMDAVKRVVENVGGTVEIDSEKGRGTRFTLRLPLTVAVVHLLLVEVGEEVFGLPIAKVVGATEADGDMLSRSRETALLPHGNSLLPVHSLDSLVGVPAPARQGARPFVVMDADAGRVALAVDRLLGQEEVVLKPLSRPLDLLPGLSGVTILGSGRPVFILDVPRLLSA, encoded by the coding sequence TCTCGGAGGCCAGTGAGCACCTGGAGGCGCTCGGGCGCGACCTCGTGCAGCTCGAGCGCGAGAGCTCCGCCGGGGTGGTGGATTCCATGTTCCGCCACGCCCACTCGGTGAAGGGCATGGCGTCGTCCATGGGCTTCGAGCCCATCGCCATCCTCGCCCACCGCGTGGAGGACCTGGTGGATGCCGTCCGGCAGGACCGCGGGCGCCTGGACCGGGACGTGGTGGACCTGCTGCTCACCGCCGCGGACACCATGCTCGCGCAGGTGCGCGCCGTGGCGGAGAACAAGCCGCCGGATGACGCCGCGTCGCTGCTCGCGCAGCTCGGCGCCCGTGTCACCTCCATGACGGGCCAGGCCCTGGCGGCCACCCGCGTCGCCAAGGTCACCGCCCTCATCAAGCCCCAGGAGGGTGAGCTGGGGGGCTCGGCGTCGGGCTCGGAGGGCACCGGCACCGGGGGCTCGGCGTCGGGCTCGGGGGGCAGCGGCACCTCGGCCTCGCAGGGTGGCTCGGCTTCGGGCGCTGGCGGCTCGGTTTCTGGTGGGTCGGGTTCGGGGACTGGCGGCTCGGGTGCGGGCTCGGGTGGCCCGGGTTCGGGGACTGGCGGAACGGCCTCGGGCTCGGGTGGAACCGGGTTTCCTGCTTCTGGCACCGGGGGCTCCGGTGGGACGGAGCGAGAAGCCGGGGCGGCCGGAGGAGGGGTCTCCCCGGCGCATTCCGGTGGAATGAACGTTCCTTCCGGGGCGGCCGGAGGAGGGGTCTCCCTGGCGCATCCCGGTGGAATGAACGTTCCTTCCGCGGAGGGCGGCGACCCGGGTGCCTCGTCACGGCTGGCGTCCTCCGGCGCGGCCCACGCTCAGGGCGTCGTCGGCGTGGCCGGTGCCTCCGTGGATGTGGCGTCCCTGGGTGCGCCCCTGCCTCCCGACCTGCTCTCCGTTCCGGGCCCTGCTTCCGGTTCGCTCGCACCGCCCGGGGTCTCTTCGGGAGCGGCGACCGTCGTGGCCGCGGCGCTGGGGCTGCCCGTCTCTCCGAGCGAGCTCGCGAACGGACTGAAGGCGTCCGCGGGCGCGCCGGTGGCGGAAGCGGCGCCCGACAACCGCCTCGTCACGCAGCGCTGGGCCGTGCGCCTGCGCATCGCCCCCACCTGCCAGGTGCCCGGCGTGCGCGCGTTCCTGGTGCACAAGCGGCTCACCAACCTGGGCACGCTGGTGGACCTGCGGCCCGCGCTGGAGGAGCTGAAGGCCGGCCGCATCCCCGACGGCTACATCCAGCTGGAGCTGGAGACCTCCGCCGGCGAGGCGGGCATCCACGCGTCGCTGAAGAACGTGGCCGAGGTGGACGTCGTTTCCGTCAAGCCCGCGGTGGCCGCACCGGCCCCGGTGCCCGTGGTGCCGCCGGTGGCGGAGGGCGCCCGTGCCAGCGCGGATTCCACGTCCCGCACGGTGCGCGTGCGCACGGAGCTGCTCGACTACTTCCTGGACACCGTGGGTGAGCTGATGCTCGCCACGGCCCGCCTGCGCGAGGTGGGCAAGGTGCTGCCGGAGAACACCCGCCCCGCGCTGGAGGAGGGCGTCTACCGGCTGCACACGCTGGTGAAGGACCTGCACGACAAGGTGATGACGGCGCGCATGACGCCGCTGTCGCTCATCACCGACCGGCTCCCCCGTGCCGCGCGAGACATCGCCCGCCGCAAGGAGCGCGAGGTCGACCTGGTCATCACCGGCGCGGAAATCGAGCTGGACCGGGCCATCCTCGACGAGCTGGCGGACCCGCTGCTGCACCTGCTGCGCAACTGCATCGACCACGGCCTGGAGTCCCCCGAGGAGCGCGTCGCCGCGAAGAAGGGCCCGCGCGGGCGCGTGCTGGTGGCCGTGAAGCGCGCCAGGGACCGCGTCATCGTCGAAATCGAGGACGACGGCCGGGGCATGGACCCGGTGAAGCTGAAGGCCGCTTCCGTGGCGCGGGGGCTGCTGTCGACGGAGGCCGCCGCGCGCATGACGGACCGCGAGGCCTTCATGCTGTCCTGCCTGCCCGGCGTGTCCACCGCCAAGGACATCACCGACATCTCCGGCCGCGGCGTCGGCATGGACGCGGTGAAGCGCGTGGTGGAGAACGTCGGCGGCACCGTCGAAATCGACAGCGAGAAGGGCCGGGGCACCCGCTTCACGCTGCGCCTGCCGCTGACGGTGGCGGTGGTGCACCTGCTGCTGGTGGAGGTGGGAGAGGAGGTCTTCGGCCTGCCCATCGCCAAGGTGGTGGGTGCGACGGAGGCGGACGGCGACATGCTCAGCCGCAGCCGGGAGACGGCGCTGCTGCCCCATGGCAACTCGCTGCTGCCGGTACACTCGCTGGACTCGCTGGTGGGAGTCCCGGCGCCGGCGCGGCAGGGGGCCCGGCCCTTCGTGGTGATGGACGCGGACGCGGGGCGGGTGGCGCTGGCGGTGGACCGGCTGCTGGGCCAGGAAGAGGTGGTGCTCAAGCCGCTGTCCCGTCCGCTGGACTTGCTGCCCGGCCTGTCCGGGGTCACCATCCTCGGGAGTGGCCGCCCGGTCTTCATCCTGGACGTGCCGAGGTTACTGTCCGCGTGA
- a CDS encoding chemotaxis protein CheC has translation MSLSLPSDAQLDALREVANIGCGHAANALSRLMGGRKVDLSVPRVLLTAQADAAALLGGDAPVVAAWLGIRGELKGVMLTVLPHADSLALEALLLGSPSAPLEERDSVVAEVANIVASACLSALGRLTGWKLMPTVPTLRRTSARDVVDSALEQVPGAQGDTSRLVVLEARFQTASAPPVGGQLLLVLERDSSRALLARLGV, from the coding sequence GTGAGCCTCTCCCTCCCCAGCGACGCGCAGCTCGATGCCCTGCGCGAGGTGGCGAACATCGGCTGCGGCCACGCGGCCAATGCGCTCTCCCGGTTGATGGGCGGGCGGAAGGTGGACCTCTCCGTCCCCCGCGTGCTGCTGACGGCCCAGGCGGATGCCGCCGCGCTGCTCGGCGGGGACGCGCCCGTGGTGGCCGCGTGGCTGGGCATCCGGGGCGAGCTGAAGGGCGTCATGCTGACGGTGCTGCCGCACGCGGACTCCCTCGCGCTGGAGGCGCTGCTGCTGGGCAGCCCGTCCGCCCCGCTGGAGGAGCGTGACAGCGTGGTGGCGGAGGTCGCCAACATCGTCGCCAGCGCGTGCCTGTCCGCCCTGGGCCGGCTCACCGGCTGGAAGCTGATGCCCACGGTGCCCACGCTGCGCAGGACGTCCGCCCGGGACGTGGTGGACTCGGCGCTGGAGCAGGTGCCGGGCGCCCAGGGCGACACGAGCCGCCTGGTGGTGCTGGAGGCCCGCTTCCAGACGGCCTCCGCGCCCCCGGTGGGCGGGCAGCTGCTGCTGGTGCTGGAGCGGGACAGCTCCCGGGCCCTGCTGGCGCGGCTGGGCGTGTAG